A window from Longimicrobiaceae bacterium encodes these proteins:
- a CDS encoding SGNH/GDSL hydrolase family protein, whose amino-acid sequence MTMPFLALGDSYTIGEAVAEGERWPVQLAALLRARGVDVGEPEIIATTGWTTDELSAGIDRAAPAGPYALVTLLIGVNDQYRGRPADEYRTQLRALLARAVDLAGGDAGRVVVVSIPDWGVTPFAEGRDRAQIGREIDAFNAIGRDEAERAGARFVDITPGSRAVAHDPSLTAPDGLHPSGKMYAEWARDVLPAAYAALGHAGG is encoded by the coding sequence ATGACGATGCCGTTCCTGGCGCTGGGCGACTCGTACACCATCGGCGAGGCGGTCGCCGAGGGCGAGCGGTGGCCCGTGCAGCTTGCGGCGCTGCTCCGCGCCCGTGGGGTGGACGTGGGCGAGCCGGAGATCATCGCCACGACGGGCTGGACGACGGACGAGCTTTCCGCCGGCATCGACCGGGCGGCGCCCGCGGGGCCGTACGCGCTCGTGACGCTGCTCATCGGCGTGAACGACCAGTACCGCGGCCGGCCGGCGGACGAGTACCGCACGCAGCTCCGCGCGCTCCTCGCCCGGGCCGTCGATCTCGCCGGTGGAGATGCGGGGCGCGTGGTGGTCGTCTCCATCCCCGACTGGGGCGTCACGCCGTTCGCCGAAGGCCGCGACCGCGCGCAGATCGGGCGCGAGATCGACGCGTTCAACGCCATCGGCCGGGACGAGGCGGAGCGGGCGGGCGCGCGCTTCGTGGACATCACGCCGGGCTCCCGCGCCGTCGCGCACGACCCGTCCCTCACCGCGCCGGACGGGCTGCATCCATCGGGGAAGATGTACGCCGAGTGGGCCCGCGACGTCCTCCCCGCCGCCTACGCCGCGCTCGGACACGCCGGAGGCTGA
- a CDS encoding MaoC/PaaZ C-terminal domain-containing protein, producing the protein MSTRMDGLRAMARLVVQGVRARGQGGDEQPVVPRRRPAVEKTGIAIDARRVARYLAATDGKRIEAFRGEGAVAPPIYCATWETAATLELFAGLEKPLPLGGVVHLESETITLRPLHAGDVVRCRVELERADRVTKGVRLALTARNWNAAGILCTQSSAVFLARSRAPAKPSTSERRAEEHGADGAPPEEWRELATWHLRGGDGRRYAAVSGDYNPIHLWPATARIFGFRRPILHGFATEARVAHALIERLLGGDPAGLRRVRIAFRAPLPLPSRPVLSVAEAGGHHWFRVADAAGEKVHAIGTYCGTTMDDSA; encoded by the coding sequence ATGAGCACGCGCATGGACGGGCTGCGGGCGATGGCGCGCCTGGTCGTGCAGGGCGTTCGCGCGCGAGGGCAGGGCGGGGACGAGCAGCCGGTGGTGCCGCGGCGGCGCCCCGCGGTGGAGAAGACGGGCATCGCCATCGACGCGCGGCGGGTGGCGCGCTACCTGGCGGCGACCGACGGCAAGCGCATCGAGGCGTTTCGCGGCGAGGGCGCCGTCGCGCCCCCCATCTACTGCGCCACGTGGGAGACCGCGGCCACGCTGGAGCTGTTCGCCGGGCTGGAGAAGCCGCTCCCGCTGGGCGGCGTGGTGCACCTGGAGAGCGAGACCATCACGCTGCGCCCGCTGCATGCGGGCGACGTCGTGCGCTGCCGCGTGGAGCTGGAGCGGGCCGACCGGGTGACGAAAGGCGTGCGGCTGGCGCTGACCGCGCGCAACTGGAACGCAGCCGGCATCCTCTGCACGCAGTCGTCCGCCGTCTTCCTCGCTCGCTCTCGTGCGCCCGCGAAGCCGTCCACGTCGGAGCGGCGGGCGGAGGAGCACGGGGCGGATGGCGCGCCGCCGGAGGAGTGGCGCGAGCTTGCCACGTGGCACCTTCGCGGCGGCGACGGCCGGCGGTACGCGGCCGTCTCGGGCGACTACAACCCGATCCACCTGTGGCCGGCGACGGCGCGCATCTTCGGCTTCCGGCGGCCCATCCTGCACGGGTTCGCGACGGAGGCCCGCGTGGCGCACGCGCTGATCGAGCGGCTGCTGGGCGGCGACCCGGCGGGGCTTCGCCGCGTGCGAATCGCTTTCCGTGCGCCGCTGCCGCTGCCGTCGCGGCCGGTGCTCTCGGTGGCCGAAGCCGGCGGCCACCACTGGTTCCGCGTCGCCGACGCCGCGGGCGAGAAGGTGCACGCCATCGGCACCTACTGCGGCACCACGATGGACGACAGCGCGTAG
- a CDS encoding secondary thiamine-phosphate synthase enzyme YjbQ, translated as MTVETLRVRSTRRAEMLDVTAQLQEVLARRGLREGALVAQSLHTTAALTLNENADPDVPRDLLAKLEQLIPHREPFYRHDEGNSDSHLKTAFFGPSLTLLVSGGKLVLGRWQGVFLCDFDGPRERTIAVQLLPAAG; from the coding sequence GTGACGGTGGAGACGCTCCGGGTGCGCTCCACGCGGCGGGCGGAGATGCTGGACGTGACGGCGCAGCTCCAGGAAGTCCTCGCGCGGCGCGGGCTGCGCGAGGGCGCGCTGGTCGCCCAGAGCCTGCACACCACCGCCGCGCTCACGCTCAACGAGAACGCCGACCCGGACGTGCCGCGCGACCTCCTCGCCAAGCTGGAGCAGCTGATCCCGCACCGCGAGCCGTTCTACCGCCACGACGAGGGCAACAGCGACTCGCACCTGAAGACGGCGTTCTTCGGCCCCTCGCTCACGCTGCTGGTGAGCGGGGGGAAGCTGGTGCTGGGCCGCTGGCAGGGCGTCTTCCTCTGCGACTTCGACGGCCCGCGCGAGCGCACTATCGCCGTCCAGCTCCTCCCCGCCGCCGGCTGA
- a CDS encoding PQQ-dependent sugar dehydrogenase: MTRRIHIPLLLALAASAGCREDVPRADASQGTASAAPEAAAPASSGAPAAASTSTEPNASSAKPACDAGNGGITLPAGFCATVFADNLAAPRHLVVSRDGIVYVALEGSGRAGSGGGVMALRDSNGDGKADQRATFGGTAGTGIALAGNSLYFAPDDRVLRFTLTPGTLAPAGGPVTVVSGLPTGGHTAKTIAVDGRGALFVNVGSRTNACQTQDRQRGVKGIDPCPELATRAGIFRFDANRARQTQAASVHFARGIRNSVAIAYRPGAGLYVVQHGLDQLSDNWPNLFNDRQNAEMPGEEFLKVEQGDDFGWPYCFYDPAAKRKVLAPEYGGDGRQTGRCTRAKQPLMAFPGHWAPESLVFYAGTMFPAQYRGGAFVAFHGSWNRAPLPQAGYRVVYVPMAGGVPSGPYRDFATGFEGGARSGGEVAHRPMGLAQGPDGALYVSDDKGGRIWRIVWRGA, encoded by the coding sequence ATGACGAGACGCATCCACATCCCCCTGCTGCTCGCCCTCGCCGCCTCCGCCGGGTGCCGTGAGGACGTGCCGCGTGCGGACGCGAGCCAGGGCACCGCATCCGCCGCTCCGGAGGCCGCCGCGCCCGCATCTTCCGGCGCTCCCGCGGCCGCATCCACATCTACCGAACCGAACGCATCTTCCGCCAAGCCTGCGTGCGATGCGGGGAACGGCGGGATCACGCTGCCTGCGGGCTTCTGCGCGACGGTGTTCGCGGACAACCTGGCGGCGCCGAGGCACCTCGTCGTCAGCCGCGACGGCATCGTCTACGTTGCGCTGGAGGGCAGCGGGCGCGCGGGGAGCGGCGGCGGCGTGATGGCGCTGCGGGACAGCAACGGCGACGGCAAGGCGGACCAGCGGGCGACGTTCGGCGGCACGGCAGGGACGGGCATCGCACTCGCCGGCAACAGCCTGTACTTCGCGCCGGACGACCGGGTGCTGCGGTTCACGCTCACGCCGGGTACGCTGGCGCCCGCGGGCGGGCCGGTGACGGTGGTGAGCGGGCTTCCCACGGGCGGGCACACGGCCAAGACCATCGCGGTGGACGGGCGGGGCGCGCTGTTCGTGAACGTGGGCTCGCGCACCAACGCCTGCCAGACGCAGGACCGCCAGCGCGGCGTGAAGGGAATCGATCCGTGCCCGGAGCTGGCCACGCGCGCCGGCATCTTCCGCTTCGATGCGAACCGCGCCCGGCAGACGCAGGCGGCGTCGGTGCACTTCGCCAGGGGCATCCGCAACTCGGTGGCGATCGCGTACCGGCCGGGCGCGGGGCTGTACGTGGTGCAGCACGGGCTCGACCAGCTGAGCGACAACTGGCCCAACCTGTTCAACGACCGCCAGAACGCCGAGATGCCGGGCGAGGAGTTCCTGAAGGTGGAGCAGGGCGACGACTTCGGCTGGCCGTACTGCTTCTACGATCCCGCCGCCAAGCGGAAGGTCCTGGCGCCCGAGTACGGCGGCGACGGCCGGCAGACGGGCCGCTGCACCCGCGCCAAGCAGCCGCTGATGGCGTTCCCCGGCCACTGGGCGCCGGAGTCGCTGGTCTTCTACGCCGGCACCATGTTCCCGGCGCAGTACCGCGGCGGCGCGTTCGTGGCCTTCCACGGCTCGTGGAACCGCGCGCCGCTGCCGCAGGCGGGCTATCGCGTGGTGTACGTGCCCATGGCCGGCGGGGTGCCCAGCGGGCCGTACCGCGACTTCGCCACCGGCTTCGAGGGCGGCGCGCGCAGCGGCGGCGAGGTCGCGCACCGGCCCATGGGCCTGGCGCAGGGGCCCGACGGCGCGCTGTACGTGTCCGACGACAAGGGCGGCCGCATCTGGCGCATCGTCTGGCGCGGGGCGTGA
- a CDS encoding TIGR00730 family Rossman fold protein, protein MPPRKAQQANPSLNRAARSGKATEDERLLVSPAATEHEQDFTSSDPWRVFRIMGEFVEGFDALAKVGYAVTIFGSARVPPDHPEYAAARHTAKLLAEAGYAIITGGGPGVMEAANRGARDAGGQSIGCNIELPFEQGINPYVDIAINFRYFFVRKTMFVKYAEAFVIFPGGFGTMDELFEALTLIQTGKVRHFPVILMGTEYWKGLLDWIRGTLLAEGKVSPNDVDLLVVTDSPEEAVRVIADSMRMSQAAAEKIAEGEAPEPATDGPAAATPAHPAKHDAE, encoded by the coding sequence ATGCCGCCACGCAAGGCCCAGCAGGCAAACCCGTCGCTGAACCGCGCCGCCCGCAGCGGCAAGGCCACCGAAGACGAGCGGCTGCTCGTATCGCCCGCCGCCACCGAGCACGAGCAGGACTTCACCAGCAGCGACCCGTGGCGTGTGTTCCGCATCATGGGCGAGTTCGTGGAGGGCTTCGACGCCCTGGCCAAGGTGGGCTACGCGGTGACCATCTTCGGCTCGGCGCGCGTGCCGCCGGACCACCCGGAGTACGCGGCGGCACGCCACACGGCCAAGCTTCTGGCCGAGGCGGGCTACGCCATCATCACCGGCGGCGGTCCGGGCGTCATGGAGGCGGCCAACCGCGGCGCGCGCGACGCGGGCGGGCAGTCCATCGGGTGCAACATCGAGCTGCCCTTCGAGCAGGGCATCAACCCGTACGTCGACATCGCCATCAACTTCCGCTATTTCTTCGTGCGGAAGACGATGTTCGTGAAGTACGCCGAGGCGTTCGTCATCTTCCCCGGCGGCTTCGGGACGATGGACGAGCTGTTCGAGGCGCTCACGCTCATCCAGACCGGCAAGGTGCGCCACTTCCCCGTGATCCTGATGGGCACGGAGTACTGGAAGGGCCTGCTGGACTGGATCCGCGGCACCCTGCTGGCCGAGGGCAAGGTCTCGCCCAACGACGTGGACCTGCTCGTGGTCACCGACTCGCCCGAAGAGGCGGTGCGCGTGATCGCCGACAGCATGCGGATGAGCCAGGCCGCCGCCGAGAAGATCGCCGAGGGCGAAGCCCCCGAGCCCGCGACCGACGGCCCCGCCGCCGCCACCCCCGCCCACCCCGCCAAGCACGACGCGGAGTAG